The following coding sequences are from one Malaciobacter pacificus window:
- a CDS encoding diguanylate cyclase, whose product MSLSNFFTKLIFLIVSICIILAFVFTILFQNASFQKEKELKKTEVTEIKKNEVKREVERVINYIKYRNSNTKTSNIQDLTQLQNEILQWIKTIRFGDNGYLFVNTLDKKALLFDGKIQNPAIIYPNNELMNLQLKILEDEKNNFIEYKFKKLNNEKLFEKIAYIQVFKEWGWIIGSGFYLDDATKEIENKNFIYEDIIYNELKSVSIVFVLLLLSLYFLSKKISTYINLNINNLILEFKKASKKNKKIEYENLTFNEFISLAKNINEILEKKLEAENKLKDHLKILDEHIISSTTNLEGKITSVSKAFCEVSGYSKEELIGNTHKLVRHDDIPDEIYRELWNTIKAKKTWRGEFKNQKKSGEIYWVEAIIEPLIQEDKVVGYTSIRHNITNKKKVEYLSITDELTQLYNRRHFNTIIEEELNRAKRRNDYISFLMLDIDYFKKYNDEYGHQKGDKILKEVSHVLKESSKRVSDFAFRIGGEEFALIFSSVEKENCLNFARSIKEEIENLKIENMNSEISNYLTVSIGLVCKKANEIKDSKELYKAADVALYEAKNSGRNQIRIKD is encoded by the coding sequence ATGTCATTATCAAACTTCTTTACAAAATTAATTTTCTTGATTGTAAGTATTTGTATTATTTTAGCATTCGTTTTTACTATTTTATTTCAAAATGCAAGTTTCCAAAAAGAGAAAGAATTAAAAAAAACTGAGGTTACTGAAATAAAGAAAAATGAAGTAAAAAGAGAAGTAGAAAGAGTTATTAATTATATTAAATACAGAAATTCAAATACTAAAACATCGAATATACAAGATTTAACTCAATTACAAAATGAAATTCTACAATGGATAAAAACTATTAGATTTGGTGATAATGGATATCTATTTGTTAATACATTGGATAAAAAAGCATTACTTTTTGATGGTAAAATACAAAATCCAGCAATTATATATCCTAATAATGAGTTAATGAATCTTCAATTAAAAATTTTAGAAGACGAAAAAAATAATTTTATTGAATATAAATTCAAAAAATTAAATAATGAAAAACTATTTGAAAAAATTGCATATATCCAAGTTTTCAAAGAGTGGGGATGGATTATAGGAAGTGGTTTTTATTTAGATGATGCTACAAAAGAGATTGAGAATAAAAATTTTATCTATGAAGATATTATTTATAATGAATTAAAATCAGTAAGTATTGTCTTTGTTTTACTATTATTAAGTTTATATTTTTTATCAAAAAAAATATCAACATATATAAATCTTAACATCAATAATCTTATTTTAGAGTTTAAAAAAGCTTCAAAAAAAAATAAAAAAATAGAATACGAGAATTTGACATTTAATGAATTTATATCTTTAGCAAAAAATATTAATGAAATTTTAGAAAAAAAACTTGAGGCTGAAAATAAATTAAAAGATCATTTAAAAATTTTAGATGAACATATAATTTCTTCAACAACTAATTTAGAAGGAAAGATAACTTCAGTTAGTAAAGCCTTTTGTGAAGTATCAGGATACTCAAAAGAAGAACTAATAGGAAATACACATAAATTAGTTAGACATGATGATATACCTGATGAAATCTACAGAGAACTTTGGAATACAATAAAAGCAAAAAAAACATGGAGAGGAGAGTTTAAAAATCAAAAGAAATCTGGTGAGATTTATTGGGTTGAAGCTATTATAGAACCGTTAATTCAAGAAGATAAAGTTGTAGGATATACTTCAATTAGACATAATATTACAAATAAGAAAAAAGTCGAATATTTATCAATTACAGATGAATTAACACAATTATACAACCGAAGGCATTTTAATACAATAATTGAAGAAGAGTTAAATAGAGCAAAAAGAAGAAATGACTATATATCTTTTTTAATGCTAGATATTGACTATTTTAAAAAATATAACGATGAATATGGACATCAAAAAGGTGATAAAATTCTAAAAGAAGTATCCCATGTATTAAAAGAGAGTTCAAAAAGAGTCAGTGACTTTGCCTTTAGAATCGGAGGAGAAGAGTTTGCATTGATTTTTTCAAGTGTTGAAAAAGAAAACTGTTTAAACTTTGCACGTAGTATAAAAGAAGAAATTGAAAACTTAAAAATTGAAAATATGAATAGTGAGATTTCAAATTACTTAACTGTATCTATTGGACTTGTATGTAAAAAAGCAAATGAGATAAAAGACTCTAAAGAGCTTTATAAGGCAGCTGATGTAGCACTTTATGAAGCAAAAAATAGTGGAAGGAATCAAATTAGGATAAAAGATTAG
- a CDS encoding Spy/CpxP family protein refolding chaperone, whose amino-acid sequence MKFKNKVLTGLLLCSVASTTLFANCQIKDGQKDCYKKSCQVDKKHHKKMRDMKNHREGHIFGLFKQLNLTDEQKVEIKKIMLESKQNQKNASDAFTKDSFDKKKYIEIISQKRENMLKSKAEALEKSYALLTSQQKEQLKVLMDLKQEKKESFLDKKMERISNK is encoded by the coding sequence ATGAAATTTAAAAACAAAGTATTAACAGGTCTTTTATTATGTAGTGTTGCTAGTACAACTCTTTTTGCAAATTGTCAAATAAAAGATGGTCAAAAAGATTGTTACAAAAAATCTTGTCAAGTAGATAAAAAACATCATAAAAAAATGAGAGATATGAAAAATCATAGAGAAGGTCATATTTTTGGACTATTTAAGCAATTAAATTTAACAGATGAACAAAAAGTTGAAATCAAAAAAATAATGCTTGAAAGTAAACAAAATCAAAAGAATGCTAGTGATGCATTTACTAAAGATTCATTTGACAAGAAAAAATATATAGAAATTATTAGTCAAAAAAGAGAGAATATGTTAAAATCTAAAGCAGAAGCTTTAGAAAAATCTTATGCATTATTAACTTCTCAACAAAAAGAACAACTAAAAGTTTTAATGGATTTAAAGCAAGAAAAAAAAGAGAGTTTTTTAGATAAAAAAATGGAAAGAATCTCAAATAAATAA
- a CDS encoding sensor histidine kinase codes for MPEKIRKELEEVLKNEPNNYSKILELSNSLSKFDEKNVRFSVDAGIINRLGMELVARHETAVSELVKNAYDADATHVNIVFKDSSLGGGTLEIDDNGLGMTKEQLVNGFMRLSSSEKLHFPMSTRYNRKRAGKKGIGRFSAQRLGKKLTIITQTKDSHKALKVTIKWDNFLGDLDLLSITNEISYTEKTKEEGTTLIIEQLRDNWTKAQIQRVYRYASEVLQPFPLSKTKKDLKNDDPGFKLKCISQENNKKTIIADEKNMFFKHALAEITGKVDNEGYMYLTLKSSKLGYRERTFCLNEETPFEVLRNVSLKAYYFIYNKGLIPKQIETVIREKAKTQGAIRLYRNGFRVLPYGESDDDWLGLDQSIARRTVLPVHGNINFFGFIEVNNDYGEQFEETSSREGLLDNEAFEELTDFGYMILTDAVTKIGAERGVKTRTNDKDWQKEPEEIIDDAIIELKEIIDTSVESQKKEPTINQNKLIELAQDLENAQKEQKEQKKEFIKEMNLLRILAALGLTIGEFIHEIKQYQGALQHDIKNVENSSSLEHALQVNERIKKHLDGLSTYVSYFDEAFSENVQKELQSIELRTVVHALQSTLEADISKRNIEFIEPKFNGYNLYTIPMHKSEWASILFNFYTNSRKAINRAKVDGKIFIECGKIYNNVYLEFSDNGDGIQLENREKIFNAFYTTSVPVGKIVKTHEEMTGTGLGLKIVRDIITSYGGKIFVKEPKKGYSTTIRVELPWDKEGFKI; via the coding sequence ATGCCAGAGAAAATAAGAAAAGAACTAGAAGAAGTTCTAAAAAATGAGCCTAACAACTATTCTAAAATTTTAGAATTATCCAATAGCCTATCGAAATTTGATGAAAAAAATGTTAGATTTTCTGTCGATGCAGGAATAATTAACCGTTTAGGAATGGAACTTGTTGCAAGACATGAAACAGCAGTATCTGAATTAGTAAAAAATGCCTATGACGCAGATGCAACCCATGTTAATATTGTATTTAAAGACTCTTCTTTAGGTGGAGGTACTTTAGAAATAGATGATAATGGGTTAGGTATGACTAAAGAACAGTTAGTTAACGGTTTTATGAGACTATCTTCAAGTGAAAAGTTACACTTTCCCATGTCTACACGATATAATAGAAAACGAGCAGGGAAAAAAGGTATTGGACGTTTTTCTGCTCAAAGACTAGGTAAGAAACTAACTATTATTACACAAACAAAAGATTCTCATAAAGCATTAAAGGTGACTATTAAGTGGGATAACTTCCTTGGTGATCTCGACTTATTATCTATTACTAATGAAATTTCATATACTGAAAAGACTAAAGAAGAAGGTACAACATTAATTATAGAGCAGTTAAGAGATAACTGGACTAAAGCACAAATTCAAAGAGTATATAGATATGCTTCTGAAGTATTACAGCCTTTTCCTCTTTCTAAAACTAAAAAAGATTTAAAGAATGATGATCCAGGATTTAAACTTAAATGTATTAGTCAAGAGAATAACAAAAAAACAATTATTGCTGACGAAAAAAACATGTTTTTTAAACATGCTTTAGCTGAGATTACTGGTAAAGTTGATAATGAAGGATATATGTATTTAACATTAAAAAGTTCAAAGCTTGGATATAGAGAGAGGACTTTTTGTTTAAACGAAGAAACTCCATTTGAAGTGTTAAGGAATGTTTCTCTAAAAGCATATTATTTTATTTACAACAAGGGACTAATTCCAAAGCAAATTGAGACAGTAATTAGAGAAAAAGCCAAAACGCAAGGTGCAATAAGATTATATAGAAATGGTTTTAGAGTTTTACCTTATGGTGAATCAGATGATGATTGGTTAGGGTTAGATCAGTCTATTGCAAGAAGAACAGTTCTTCCAGTTCACGGTAATATAAATTTTTTTGGTTTTATAGAAGTTAATAACGATTATGGTGAACAATTTGAAGAGACATCAAGTAGGGAAGGCTTGTTAGATAATGAAGCATTTGAAGAATTAACTGATTTTGGGTATATGATACTTACAGATGCAGTAACTAAAATTGGTGCAGAAAGAGGTGTGAAAACACGAACAAATGATAAAGATTGGCAAAAAGAACCAGAAGAAATAATTGATGATGCAATTATTGAATTAAAAGAAATAATTGATACCTCTGTCGAAAGTCAAAAAAAAGAACCAACAATTAATCAAAATAAATTGATAGAATTAGCGCAAGATCTTGAAAATGCACAAAAAGAACAAAAAGAACAGAAAAAAGAATTTATAAAGGAAATGAACCTTTTAAGAATCCTAGCTGCTTTAGGTTTAACTATTGGAGAGTTTATTCATGAAATAAAACAATACCAAGGTGCCCTACAACATGATATAAAGAATGTTGAAAATAGCTCCTCTTTAGAACATGCTTTGCAGGTTAATGAAAGAATTAAAAAACACTTAGATGGACTATCAACTTATGTATCATATTTCGATGAAGCTTTTTCTGAAAATGTACAAAAAGAATTACAATCAATTGAACTAAGAACTGTTGTTCATGCTTTACAATCCACTTTAGAAGCAGACATATCAAAAAGAAACATAGAATTCATCGAACCTAAATTCAATGGATATAACTTATATACAATTCCAATGCATAAGTCAGAATGGGCATCTATTTTATTTAACTTCTATACTAATTCTCGTAAAGCAATTAACAGAGCAAAAGTAGATGGTAAAATATTTATAGAGTGTGGAAAAATTTACAATAATGTCTATTTGGAATTTTCAGATAATGGTGATGGTATACAACTAGAAAATAGAGAAAAAATTTTTAATGCATTTTACACAACAAGTGTTCCCGTTGGAAAGATTGTAAAAACACATGAAGAAATGACTGGTACAGGACTAGGATTAAAAATTGTTAGAGATATTATTACTAGTTATGGCGGTAAAATATTTGTAAAAGAACCTAAAAAAGGTTATTCAACAACAATTAGAGTAGAATTACCTTGGGATAAAGAAGGATTTAAAATATGA
- a CDS encoding response regulator transcription factor, giving the protein MIKIAMVEDDLELADVLTQYLKQFNIEVTNFEEPFLALSTLKVQKFDLIILDLTLPGMDGLDVCKEIVKNFDIPIIISSARSDLTDKVTALQLGADDYLPKPYDPRELEVRIKTILRRFNHSNNSNEEISKKTFELDFDKNEITKNGKYVKLTAAEFEVLGLLIKREGFVISREEIFDNSDLLNQDYDSTGSLAVIINRIRHKIEDNPREPQFLHTIRGMGYKFTQ; this is encoded by the coding sequence TTGATAAAAATTGCAATGGTAGAAGATGATTTAGAATTAGCAGATGTATTAACTCAATACCTAAAGCAATTTAATATTGAAGTAACAAATTTTGAAGAGCCATTTTTGGCTCTTTCTACTTTAAAAGTTCAAAAGTTTGATCTTATAATTTTAGATTTAACTCTTCCTGGTATGGATGGGTTAGATGTTTGTAAAGAGATAGTAAAAAACTTTGATATTCCTATAATTATTTCAAGTGCGAGAAGTGATTTAACTGATAAAGTTACAGCTTTACAATTAGGTGCTGATGATTACTTACCAAAACCATATGACCCAAGAGAACTTGAAGTAAGGATTAAAACAATTTTGCGAAGATTTAATCACTCTAATAATAGTAATGAAGAAATTTCAAAAAAGACTTTTGAATTAGATTTTGATAAAAACGAGATTACAAAAAATGGAAAATATGTTAAACTAACAGCAGCTGAGTTTGAGGTTTTGGGTTTATTAATAAAAAGAGAAGGATTTGTAATCTCTAGAGAAGAGATTTTTGATAATTCTGATTTACTAAATCAAGATTATGATAGCACGGGTTCTTTAGCCGTTATTATAAATAGAATTAGACATAAAATAGAAGACAATCCAAGAGAACCACAATTTTTACATACAATTAGAGGAATGGGATATAAATTTACACAATGA
- the mfd gene encoding transcription-repair coupling factor gives MKNIFEYLKNLKADKRLKECQLLIVNDDIQAQMASDVVSFLGFKPFVLSDFRANFGDDLLSFSEELQEITKSLNSYYNYKKQDKILISPIRTISFPLPKEKCFDSFEINFADTINLEEFKSKLYNWGYYFVDIVTSEGEASIRGDIIDICPLGSEFGYRVSLFDDEVESIRKFDIEDQKSFKEEIEGFSISPAFLALDEATFEQINEQIETVQTDAFIKDIHSLGFWYLNDLGEYLPQNLSSYITKEALDELEEVYVFEEKRIDKDKFLTIPQIIQSRNYQEVAPANIKEFLTFHSGKKVTIISSSEAKVKGFNLDLNDKDINYLFDNQIINLVSNSEVILSLNKEIKKRRKKKVKLVLDELQLNDFVVHEKHGIGQYKGIEPVTVMGAKRDFVIVMYAGDDKLLIPVENIDLIDRYVADGSSYAVVDKLGKGSFAKLKEKVKDRLFAIANDIIKMAAARELVNGIKINTNKKTLEDFAKSSGFEYTKDQKRSVREIFDDLSSGRVMDRLLSGDVGFGKTEVAMNAMLAVVLDGHQTLFVCPTTLLASQHFQGIKKRFDEFGIRVAKLDGKSTTKEKNEVKKALESGDIQVVIGTHSLLSVKTKDLALVIIDEEHKFGVKQKEKLKQLREDVHIFSMSATPIPRTLNLALSKLKGMSALLTPPSERLGVRTYVKEYSDKLIKEIILREKRRGGQLFYVHNNIASIEAKKADIQEIVPNIKIEIIHSKVKPADAEKLIEAFENKEFDILLATSIVESGLHLPNANSIIIDGADRFGIADLHQLRGRVGRSNKEGFCYYVVEDKKQITDDAIKRLVALESNSYLGSGTALAHQDLEIRGGGNIIGEAQSGHIKQIGYGLYLKMLEDALASLSGETKEEKKSVDIKLAISAYISDEYISEDRVRLELYRRLSKAHDNQEVYAIEEEMEDRFGKPDIPTKQFIELILIKILALSKGIQTISSYEMNITFVKGDDTKETIKSPSKDDDDIIATTMKYLRS, from the coding sequence GTGAAAAATATTTTTGAGTATTTAAAAAATTTAAAAGCAGATAAAAGACTAAAAGAGTGTCAACTTTTAATTGTAAATGATGACATTCAAGCTCAAATGGCTAGTGATGTAGTCTCTTTTTTAGGATTTAAACCATTTGTTTTAAGTGATTTTAGGGCAAATTTTGGTGATGATTTATTATCATTTAGTGAAGAATTACAAGAGATTACAAAATCCTTAAATAGCTACTATAACTATAAAAAACAAGACAAAATCTTAATCTCACCAATTAGAACTATCTCTTTTCCTTTACCAAAAGAAAAATGTTTTGATAGCTTTGAAATAAATTTTGCAGATACAATAAATTTAGAAGAGTTCAAATCAAAACTTTACAATTGGGGATACTACTTTGTAGATATTGTTACAAGTGAGGGAGAAGCTTCTATTAGGGGAGATATTATTGATATTTGCCCACTTGGAAGTGAGTTTGGTTATAGAGTTTCATTATTTGATGATGAAGTTGAAAGTATTAGAAAATTTGATATTGAAGATCAAAAATCTTTTAAAGAAGAGATTGAAGGGTTTTCTATTTCTCCAGCTTTTCTTGCTCTAGATGAAGCTACATTTGAGCAAATAAATGAACAAATAGAAACAGTTCAAACTGATGCATTTATTAAAGATATTCACTCACTTGGATTTTGGTATCTAAATGATTTAGGTGAGTATTTACCTCAAAATTTAAGCTCATATATCACAAAAGAAGCCCTTGATGAGCTTGAAGAAGTTTATGTATTTGAAGAAAAAAGAATAGACAAAGATAAGTTTTTAACTATTCCTCAAATAATTCAAAGTAGAAACTACCAAGAAGTAGCCCCAGCTAATATCAAAGAGTTTTTAACTTTCCATTCTGGTAAAAAAGTTACTATTATCTCTAGTAGCGAAGCAAAAGTTAAAGGCTTTAATTTAGACTTAAATGATAAAGATATTAACTACTTATTTGATAATCAAATCATAAATCTTGTTTCAAACTCTGAAGTAATACTTTCACTAAATAAAGAGATTAAAAAAAGAAGAAAGAAAAAAGTAAAACTAGTTTTAGATGAACTTCAACTAAACGACTTTGTAGTACATGAGAAGCATGGTATTGGTCAGTATAAAGGTATTGAACCAGTAACAGTTATGGGAGCTAAAAGAGACTTCGTAATTGTTATGTACGCAGGGGATGATAAGCTTTTAATTCCTGTTGAAAATATCGATTTAATTGATAGATATGTAGCTGATGGAAGCTCTTATGCGGTTGTTGATAAGCTTGGTAAAGGAAGCTTTGCTAAGTTAAAAGAGAAAGTAAAAGATAGATTGTTTGCTATTGCAAATGATATTATTAAAATGGCAGCAGCTAGAGAGTTAGTAAATGGTATAAAAATCAATACAAATAAAAAGACACTTGAAGATTTTGCTAAAAGTTCAGGCTTTGAATATACAAAAGATCAAAAAAGAAGTGTGCGAGAAATCTTTGATGATTTAAGTAGTGGTAGAGTTATGGACAGACTTCTTTCAGGTGATGTTGGTTTTGGAAAAACAGAAGTTGCTATGAATGCAATGTTAGCTGTTGTATTAGATGGTCATCAAACACTTTTTGTATGTCCTACTACGCTTCTTGCTTCTCAGCACTTCCAAGGTATTAAAAAAAGATTTGATGAGTTTGGAATAAGAGTTGCTAAACTTGATGGAAAATCAACAACTAAAGAGAAAAATGAAGTTAAAAAAGCACTTGAAAGTGGAGATATCCAAGTGGTTATTGGAACTCACTCACTTTTAAGTGTTAAAACAAAAGATTTAGCACTTGTTATAATTGACGAAGAACATAAGTTTGGTGTAAAACAAAAAGAGAAATTAAAACAATTAAGAGAAGATGTGCATATTTTCTCAATGAGTGCAACTCCAATTCCAAGAACTCTAAATCTAGCCTTATCAAAACTAAAAGGTATGAGTGCTTTACTAACACCTCCAAGTGAGAGATTAGGGGTTAGAACTTATGTAAAAGAGTATAGTGATAAGTTAATTAAAGAGATTATTTTAAGAGAGAAAAGAAGAGGTGGACAGCTTTTTTATGTGCATAATAACATCGCTTCAATTGAAGCTAAAAAAGCAGATATTCAAGAGATTGTTCCAAATATCAAAATAGAGATTATCCACTCAAAAGTAAAACCAGCAGATGCTGAAAAACTAATTGAAGCCTTTGAAAACAAAGAGTTTGATATCTTACTTGCAACATCTATTGTTGAATCTGGACTTCACTTACCAAATGCAAACTCAATTATCATCGATGGTGCTGATAGATTTGGTATTGCAGATTTACACCAATTAAGAGGTAGAGTTGGAAGAAGTAATAAAGAAGGTTTTTGTTACTACGTTGTTGAAGATAAAAAACAAATCACTGATGATGCAATCAAAAGACTAGTTGCCCTAGAGTCTAACTCATATTTAGGAAGTGGTACAGCTTTAGCTCACCAAGATTTAGAAATCAGAGGTGGTGGAAATATTATCGGTGAAGCACAAAGTGGGCATATTAAACAAATTGGATATGGTTTATATCTAAAAATGTTAGAAGATGCACTTGCCTCTTTAAGTGGCGAAACAAAAGAAGAGAAAAAATCAGTTGATATTAAACTAGCAATTTCTGCATATATTAGTGATGAGTATATCAGTGAAGATAGAGTTAGACTTGAATTATATAGACGTCTTAGTAAAGCTCATGATAATCAAGAGGTATATGCAATTGAAGAAGAAATGGAAGATAGATTTGGTAAACCAGATATTCCAACTAAACAGTTTATTGAATTAATTTTAATTAAAATTTTAGCACTTAGTAAAGGTATTCAAACAATTAGTTCATATGAGATGAATATTACTTTTGTAAAAGGTGATGATACAAAAGAGACTATAAAATCTCCAAGCAAAGATGATGACGATATTATTGCAACTACAATGAAGTATTTAAGAAGTTAG
- a CDS encoding ATP-binding protein: MKSLLNNLFELSNKKVQNSTIKYHRFLYDRLLASESKFSGVYGSRGVGKTTLLLQVAQALEYKSDEVLYISCDHPHLAGVSLFELVQEFVNYGGKCILIDEVHEANDFEQELKSIYDFLEVKVLFSGSSTIKLTNPSFTRRYGMYHLPILSFKEFLELKLNKNFDSYKLEHVLKDHVDIANDIIKKLDNEKILKHFEQYLRIGAYPFYFENKDSYTQMVLDTINTILHTDLGSIHNISGDKISTLKKLLTSICVSNPLELSIESLAQKVGLSKVTLYKYIELLHKAELLRHIVFEGKRFKSMQKPDKLYLSNTTLLSSLCLEPKIGTLRESFFASQVSVNSSIYYVDKGDFLVDEKYTFEIGGKNKSFEQIKGIKNSYVVADSIEVGFKNKLPLWLFGFTY, encoded by the coding sequence ATGAAAAGTCTACTAAACAACTTATTTGAACTATCTAACAAAAAAGTACAAAACAGTACTATCAAATACCATCGTTTTTTATACGATAGATTATTAGCTAGTGAATCAAAGTTTAGTGGTGTTTATGGCTCTAGGGGTGTAGGTAAGACAACATTATTGCTTCAAGTTGCACAAGCTTTAGAATATAAAAGTGATGAAGTACTTTACATTTCATGTGATCATCCACATTTAGCAGGTGTATCTCTTTTTGAATTGGTTCAAGAATTTGTTAATTATGGTGGTAAATGTATTTTGATAGATGAAGTTCATGAAGCTAATGATTTTGAGCAAGAACTAAAAAGTATATATGATTTTTTAGAAGTAAAAGTTCTATTTTCAGGTTCAAGTACAATCAAATTAACAAACCCTAGTTTTACAAGAAGATACGGGATGTATCATTTACCAATATTATCGTTTAAAGAATTTTTGGAACTAAAGTTAAATAAAAACTTTGATTCTTACAAATTGGAACATGTATTAAAAGACCATGTTGATATCGCAAATGACATTATTAAAAAGCTAGATAATGAAAAAATTTTAAAACACTTTGAGCAGTATTTAAGGATTGGGGCTTATCCATTCTATTTTGAAAATAAAGATAGTTACACACAAATGGTATTAGATACAATTAACACTATTCTTCATACTGATTTAGGTTCAATTCACAATATTTCAGGGGATAAAATAAGTACATTAAAAAAGCTTTTAACAAGTATTTGTGTGTCAAATCCTCTTGAACTTAGTATTGAAAGCCTAGCACAAAAAGTTGGATTATCAAAAGTTACTCTATACAAATACATAGAACTACTTCATAAAGCAGAATTATTAAGACATATTGTATTTGAAGGCAAACGATTTAAATCAATGCAAAAACCTGATAAACTTTATTTATCTAATACAACACTGTTATCATCGCTTTGTTTAGAACCAAAAATAGGAACTTTAAGAGAAAGTTTCTTCGCTTCACAAGTTAGTGTTAATAGTTCTATATACTATGTTGATAAAGGTGATTTCTTAGTAGATGAAAAATATACTTTTGAAATTGGTGGCAAAAATAAAAGTTTTGAACAAATAAAAGGTATTAAAAACTCTTATGTAGTTGCGGATAGTATAGAAGTTGGATTTAAAAATAAATTACCTCTTTGGCTATTTGGATTTACATATTAA
- a CDS encoding ChaN family lipoprotein yields the protein MIKIILTLIITIFLFSACSQKKSTLSFTHDLEKKEGIYSLKQAKYISIEELVKEIEHYPIIFVGDHHNTKKTHDFFESLLIELDKKNYKLHLANEWFSPSHDKLLENYTNDVFDSQELKNRRKWEKFTSFKWEYVEPLYEIVKKNNGKLYGINLSKEDRKKISLKSFDKMNNEEKIFYDSLDLNVSVHRNFVMPYLSHCSKIPQKTDEKCEERMYRVQVSWDTYMAQNVAKISKFSLKSPKDKLIVFAGAMHIEHDLGIPLRFSRFSNLPFFTISNEKILKEKDIKVKASKADVIYIYE from the coding sequence ATGATAAAAATTATATTAACTTTAATTATAACAATTTTTCTTTTTTCTGCTTGTAGCCAAAAGAAGTCAACACTATCTTTTACTCATGATTTAGAAAAAAAAGAGGGTATTTATTCTTTAAAACAAGCAAAATATATCTCTATTGAGGAATTAGTTAAGGAAATAGAACACTATCCTATAATTTTTGTTGGAGATCATCATAATACTAAAAAGACCCATGATTTTTTTGAAAGTTTATTAATAGAACTTGATAAAAAGAACTACAAACTACATTTAGCTAATGAGTGGTTTTCTCCAAGCCATGATAAGTTATTAGAGAATTATACTAATGATGTTTTTGACTCACAAGAATTAAAAAATAGAAGAAAATGGGAAAAGTTTACAAGTTTTAAATGGGAATATGTAGAACCATTGTATGAAATTGTTAAAAAAAATAATGGAAAGCTTTATGGTATAAACTTATCAAAAGAAGATAGAAAAAAAATATCATTAAAGAGTTTTGATAAGATGAATAATGAGGAAAAGATATTTTATGATAGTTTAGATTTAAATGTAAGTGTTCATAGAAATTTTGTGATGCCTTATTTATCTCATTGTTCAAAAATACCACAAAAGACAGATGAAAAATGTGAAGAAAGAATGTATAGAGTTCAAGTATCTTGGGATACTTACATGGCACAAAATGTAGCTAAAATTTCTAAATTTTCATTAAAATCACCAAAAGATAAACTTATAGTTTTTGCAGGTGCTATGCATATTGAACATGATTTAGGGATACCTTTGAGATTCTCAAGGTTTAGTAATCTTCCATTTTTTACAATATCAAATGAAAAAATTTTAAAAGAAAAAGATATAAAAGTAAAAGCTAGTAAAGCAGATGTGATCTATATTTATGAGTGA